In Ciconia boyciana chromosome 1, ASM3463844v1, whole genome shotgun sequence, the genomic stretch CTGCACGCCCCTGCGGACGGAGGAGCCCACCCGGCGGGCCACCGAGTCGGCGGGTGGTgcggggaggcaggagctggaagcctGGGGCCGGGCGTCCAGGCACTTCTGGTAGCGCAGCTGGGGAGAGTGGGGtcagcggcggggccgggcagggggctgtggggtggggagggggctgtggggagggggctgtggaggggggagaggaCCGGGCGGACACTCACCATGCAGGCGGCCTGCAGCGCCTCGCTCAGCCCCGCAGCGTTGGGCTCGCACCAGACCATGTGGCAGCGGAAAGCGCCGGGGGCGCTGGCCATGATGAAGGCGAAGGAGCGCACATCCCGGCCCACCCCCATGAAGGACAGGAACCGCACGCGGCACTCGCACAGCACCACCTCTGTCTGCGGGCACGCAGCCGGGGGTCACCGCCGTCCCCACCACGCCGCCAGGACGGGGACGGCAACGGGGCACCGCGGGGCCAGACCCACCTGCTCGTGGGTGATGGTGAGTGTGGCGGGCGCCACGTTGACCACGATGGGGGTCCAGTGCTCCTTGCTGCCGGTGGCCAGCGCCGCCTCCAGCGCCGCATTGATGACGTCCATGCCTAGGGACAGGCAGGGGGGCTCAGGGGTGccctgtggggatgggggaggggctggggcgcctgccccacggcagccccaCGGGGTGTGAGTGCCCCCGACCgccccccagtgccacccccgCCCCGCACTCACCCACAGGCTTGGCGACGGGCACGCAGCCCAGGTAGCACACCGGGAACTTCTGCACCACCTCGCTCTTGGGCGCCGGGAACTCCACTGCGGCACAGGGCGGGGTCGGCCCTGCGCCGACACCACTGCACCGCGTCACCCAACTCCCGGCCCTGCGCCGACACCGCTGCACCCCGTCGCCCCACACGTGGCCCCCCACCACCGCTGCACCCCAATacccagcccccaccccagccatCCCCGAACAGCCGTCCCTGCCTCCCAACTGCCCCACCCAGCCACGCAGCCCCCAGCACACACGGCCCCCAGATGCGctagcccccccccccgccccagcccccccagcccctcccaggcCTCCCCCACCGCCGTACCCTGGAAGGGGATCTCCACCATCCTGGAGGGGTCCGTGGAGAGGCCGTTAGCCAGTGCCCGGGCGTTTCGCCGCTCCACCATAATCTGCAGAGAGCACGGGGCCACCAGCCCCCCGGCCGTCAAGCcacggcccccagcccctgctccccacacAGGGCCGCGGTGACCCacaccggggcgggggggggtctCACCACGGAACAGACCTcggagctggctgggggtctCACCTAGGGCCGGGGAGGGTCTTGGGGGAGGCTCACCTGGGAGCAGACCTCGTGCAGGCTGGTGGCGATGTTCTTGGCAGGGCTCTCGCAGCGGAAGACGTGGCACTTGAGCATCTGCGTCAGCTGGTCACGGGCCACGTAGGCGAAGTCCCTGCGGAGAGGGGCTGCGCTCAGGACCCCCCCAGCCACCCGAGCTCCCCACTGCCCCACCCCAGGTGCAAGGGACGGGACTGGGAGGACTGGTGCGAAGCTCAGCTGCCGTACCTCTCCCTGGGTCCCCGGCCAGCGCAGCAGGAGAGAGCCAGAGAGCGGAGttagcagggctggggtgcgcgcatcccccacagcccccaccaCCCGGGACCCCCGCACCCGCACGGGGCCGTGCCTGACCCATGCGaccctcctctgccccagcactgGCAGGGGGGTTCAGCCTTGGGACCCTGCACGCCCCCACACCGCAGGTGCATgggaccccacagccccacaccccGCATGTGCCCAGAACCCTGCACGCTCCTGTGCCCCACGTGCACGGGCCTCACACCCCGTGTGCCCCTGGAtcctgctcagccccacaccCCAAGTGCATGGGACCCCCATGGCCCCGTGCCCTTGTGCAGCCAGATCCCGCGCACCCCCCGACCCCATACGCACGGGACCCCCGTGGGCCCTTGCCCCGCGTGCACCCAGATCCCTGCACACCCCTGACACCCCAGGTGCAcgggaccccccagccctgcaccctgcGTGTGCCCGGCTGCCCCCACCCAGGACCTGCaggtgcagggaccccccgtGCCACCCCCGCTGCACGCGCAGACCCCGCCCAACACCCACGCCCGCCCGTGGAGCGCTCCCCACATAGCCCGCCCCACACCCGTGGGACCCTGCACAGCCCCCTCAGGGTCCCACGCagctcccccgccccgcggattcccccctcgcccccgcccCACGTCCCCGCGCCCCCCACCTGCCGCTGTCGCGCCCCACGCCCCAGACGCGGATGCTGGCCACGGGCTGCGCGTGCAGCAGGGCCCGATCCTGGGGGTCCACCAGCTTCAGCGTCTggctctccagcagcagcagcatcgcCCGGCCctgggtgcgggggggggggaagccgaGTCAGGGGGACCCGCGGCCGCGCTGCGGCCGCCGTCCGAGCCGGCGtgcggggcagggccggggcacCCACCTCGCCCCAGGCGCCGGGGGGGCCGCGCTGGTGCAGGGAGAGCTGGCGGATGCAGTTGTTGACGGCGATGCTGCTCCGGCCCGGCGCCAG encodes the following:
- the APBB1 gene encoding amyloid beta precursor protein binding family B member 1 isoform X3, with product MRSADYFVAVVLLDTRPDSFWTRNSFETDSDLPAGWMRVQDTSGTYYWHIPTGTTQWEPPSGLARGSAPGSPGSTPSEEPPLAWTGFAPAERFGEGDFWKDPAAEEADEEPPAQDAEPPSPGLASPGVGAALAEEEKPGSKCFAVRSLGWVEMSEDELAPGRSSIAVNNCIRQLSLHQRGPPGAWGEGRAMLLLLESQTLKLVDPQDRALLHAQPVASIRVWGVGRDSGRDFAYVARDQLTQMLKCHVFRCESPAKNIATSLHEVCSQIMVERRNARALANGLSTDPSRMVEIPFQVEFPAPKSEVVQKFPVCYLGCVPVAKPVGMDVINAALEAALATGSKEHWTPIVVNVAPATLTITHEQTEVVLCECRVRFLSFMGVGRDVRSFAFIMASAPGAFRCHMVWCEPNAAGLSEALQAACMLRYQKCLDARPQASSSCLPAPPADSVARRVGSSVRRGVQTLLGSLKPKRLGAQTP